TCCTCCGTGGCGGCCCATCTCCCGTCCGTCGGCTTAACGGCCTTCTTCTCCTCTAAGATGGCGAGGTGCTCGGCTGCGAGCACGTGGGCCAAGCCGTGTTCAATTCCAGCCCTTTCAGCTAGGTGGTCAACTATCTCCTGAAAAGTCCTAGGCTCTATGCAGAAGCGGATTATGGTCCTCCTATAATAGTGTTGAAGAAGCTCCCTAAGCTCCTTTGAACCCATCAATTTGAATTATTATCTTTATGGAAAAATCTTCTCCAAAAGCCTGTTTCAATCTTGAGGCTCTCGGTATCATTAGGGCCAATGCCAGGGCTGGTGAAGCTTTATGGATTGGGGAGGTCTCTTCTCCTTTCCATACCTCTGGAGGGGTTTTGTAAGGTGCCTCTGAGCTCTCGGGGGTGGTAGGTAGACCCCCGGTTTTAGGCTCCTCTCCAATCTAACAGCTCTTTTCCTCAGCTCTCGATCTTTGAAATTACATCTCCTGCATCTGAATCCTTTACCCCTACCCATGGACTCCATGCTCCCCCCGCAGGCCGGGCAGTTAGGGTTGAGGAGGAGTACCTCATCCTTCAGCCTCAGGATCTCGAGTTTCTCCAGGTTTATAGTCAAACCAGTGATGCCATCCCCCTCCCTGACTCCTCCGGAGGCCCTCACCTCGTCCCCTGGTATAAGGCTTCTAACGATCTCCCTGAACCTCCCAGTTGGCTCGTAGGCTGCGCACTCGACCCTGCCAGTTCCATCCTCCAGCGTGAAGATTACATGACCTCCCGGTATCACCTTTGGAGGGGAAGATACCACTCCGGATACCACCACCGGGGTGTGGGGCCTGAGGTCCGAGACCCTCGAGAGGGATCCGAGGTGGGCGTCGGTTCCCTGATTGGTTCTGAAGATGACCCACCTCTCGATGGGCTCCTCGGCCTTAATCATCATCCCGGCCCTGTGAACAGCCTCAGGGGACTCCCCCCTAACTCCGAATAGAACCGGGTCCGGACCATGGGGGGCTATCAATGGGCGGAGGGTCTCCGGGTCGAGGTTGTTGAAGGTCTCCGAGCCCATCACGTGGTCCATCTCAAGGATGGAAGAGAAGTTGAGCCTCCTGGGTTTCCCACAGTTCTCGGGCCTCCTGTAGGCAAGGAACTCGTAGGTATGGTCCCCTTCGAGCTGGTTTCCAACAGCCGCGAGGGCTCCTATCAGCCCCCTCATCCCCTTATATCCTAAGGCCATGGCGCAGTGCCTCTCGATCAGGGATCTCGCGTATTCCAGTGAGACCAGGCCATGAACCGCCTCCTCGGCGAATAGCTTCAGGGCCTCGGGAACATCCCCTATGTGAAAGACTATGCCCGGCTCCGTCTTCACATCCTCGAACCACCCATTCTCCTCCACCACATCCACGACGCATCCCACTATCGAGCCCTCCATCGACTGGTCAGCCTCAACCCTAAGGCAGACCGCCCCATTCCCCCTCGTCTTCCAAGGAACATTCGGGTTAAGCCTCACGAGGTTGGGATAGTCGATGAACCTGACACCTATTTTTATGAGCGTCTCGACAAGTAGGGCCGCGATGTAGGTGGTGCAGCCGCCCTCCAACGAGTCCGTGTCATCTATCCCTATATGAAGGATCAAAGGAGACCAACCCAAAGGAGGGCGAGGATGCATAAAAAATATAAAACAAATATAGGTCGAGACCCCCTTAGCCGGTCTTCCTAGGATTCCCCCCACGGAAATCCT
This genomic interval from Candidatus Bathyarchaeota archaeon contains the following:
- a CDS encoding DUF1743 domain-containing protein, producing MGWSPLILHIGIDDTDSLEGGCTTYIAALLVETLIKIGVRFIDYPNLVRLNPNVPWKTRGNGAVCLRVEADQSMEGSIVGCVVDVVEENGWFEDVKTEPGIVFHIGDVPEALKLFAEEAVHGLVSLEYARSLIERHCAMALGYKGMRGLIGALAAVGNQLEGDHTYEFLAYRRPENCGKPRRLNFSSILEMDHVMGSETFNNLDPETLRPLIAPHGPDPVLFGVRGESPEAVHRAGMMIKAEEPIERWVIFRTNQGTDAHLGSLSRVSDLRPHTPVVVSGVVSSPPKVIPGGHVIFTLEDGTGRVECAAYEPTGRFREIVRSLIPGDEVRASGGVREGDGITGLTINLEKLEILRLKDEVLLLNPNCPACGGSMESMGRGKGFRCRRCNFKDRELRKRAVRLERSLKPGVYLPPPRAQRHLTKPLQRYGKEKRPPQSIKLHQPWHWP